The Strix uralensis isolate ZFMK-TIS-50842 chromosome 16, bStrUra1, whole genome shotgun sequence genome has a window encoding:
- the RAI1 gene encoding retinoic acid-induced protein 1, whose amino-acid sequence MQSFRERCGFHGNQQSYQPTSQDTSRLENYRHQSQAGPNCERQRLVAKEYYSQQQLPYSGYENSAVEKYHRGNKQLAGQQLQGRPAFSNYTVQENSPYPARYSGDESLQAWGGQPQALPGGVAKYEDSLMKKTAALAGGRPYHEPAAASLPFRTHFQQQQQQQQQQQQQQQQQQQQQQPPALPYPKLQRQKLPNDVSSPMPFSQSPHFGQHSQSFPASSTYSSVPGGSQPAHSYKSCTAPSGQPPLERPLGSAASLAPGPRVPNLHGYQPNRIGYEQPPQPPPQPPQPQPPQPPQPPQPPQPPQPLQGRHHAPETLHYQNLAKYQHYNQPGQTYCQGDAPPVRTPEQYYQTFSPSASHSPARSVGRSPSYSSTPSPLMPNLENFQYSQQPLSAGAFPAGIADHSHFMPLLNPSPTDGTSPDAQSGNCKNLQKEKLPENLLSDLSLQSLTALTSQVENISNTVQQLLLSKAAVPQKKGIKTPARTPEQLKGQHCSPESSTYSAEQVGTPLSDPLSTPQSVHAETQDADYLSGSEDQLERSFLYCNQNRSPARVNSNSKAKPESVSTCSVTSPDDMSTKSDDSFQSIHASLPLETFTKYVTNERDCPRLLLSALSQEELASEIIVLQDAINEKADKAWANSPMLSKEATKSPFQLENHRPCLDSMVKGAWPSQGDSSTLTEPLKLDKASGASAAKDFGEEVYEGPQVEFTAAETKDALKDAAPLAFNSKPSIPAATSSAGAAGYSCYSNTTANSVASENAMEQFEWPEESLGEACLRWKELQATDLPKGLFPSKLVGSCKEKKNACGLDLCDGEQPAKSEPARDFSQQAMEEEEEETLTYDEAAKADSERWLQDTRHCCSAGDFSEIPIISSPELKESDLEAEEYSSLCELASSEQKSVTYDASPPKPPEMPAVLSSSEVPVSAEETVSTVEKDCSAPSTRLSGQSVILLGPAVGTETKVKSWFKSSLPHIQPEEENGGGETSHPQAVDAESAPSVTVKQQLAPENVLGKMEPVSRGKSLRNKRVHCRLPEADGPGSAMLSPFDDLPAAGGMASACLGPDGQAEIPSKNAHSQTPRFPAEGLPARMCTRSFTALAEPRAAAPLEGLKAPAHQEKLGKKPACGVKQRVAFKARKRSSRPASKVVQNASDTTLLVPGLVVTEEMAGPTLPEGDTMEAGERDQRSMILRSRTKTQEVFYTKRRRGKRAADVRLKNCKAPKKLISNNHLPPAFKLAAPGSPHKEGKVGARMKLPKAGPGVGGKMSERPLHSLKRKSTFISPIPAKKRNLVLRSNSSGVKEEKPEATPSLFKKMPVAKKVKSKLPPKSSGEAVPKPPPQKEAPDVCIKITSRAAFQEATKTKVLPPRKGRGLKLEAIVQKITSPNLKKFACKPAATAAGAAATAAAYGTSLSPAVAERERAVKHSGVAPAAGDARLPKPVAAQKAPVMPAAEQLCRNPNGRAPKGKLGGGKKLSTDGCQGEACTPAPGAQPGSTMATKSLGLLPKKRNRKGKAATLGMTKVPLGPVPPPLPRERAAGLGGGEEVPREGKKPKSEEKEAGGGEGPAEGRPTAGPARGPKPRANHSNYNGYSKRQRKRLAHGKAKAVPARCKSRGKRRRQAQQAPLLHPAEPEIRLKYISCKRLRADSRAPPFAPYVRVERRGEFTTACTVVNSPGEEARLQRGPTGPAPRPRAALPASSTMHMGPVVSKALSAACLVCCLCRNPANYKDLGDLCGPYYPEDCLPKKKSRLKEKARAEGPGEDAIPAAAAERAPRGTEGGCGAGGKAARPEGAAEAAKQSALRSSPRGMFRRLQSCYCCDERTEGEEAAEKPRRHECHKAESPPQEPAGDTQEHWLHEACAVWTAGVFLVAGKLYGLQEAVKAAADLKCSSCQQAGATVGCCQKGCPHTYHYACAVDTGCLLTEESFSLKCPKHKRQPL is encoded by the exons CTGGTGGCGAAGGAGTACTACAGTCAGCAGCAACTGCCGTACTCGGGCTACGAGAACAGCGCCGTGGAGAAATACCACCGGGGAAATAAGCAATTAGCGGGGCAGCAGCTGCAAGGCAGGCCGGCCTTTTCCAATTACACCGTGCAGGAGAACAGCCCCTACCCGGCCCGTTATTCGGGGGACGAGAGCCTGCAGGCGTGGGGCGGCCAGCCACAGGCGCTGCCCGGCGGCGTGGCCAAGTATGAGGACAGCCTGATGAAGAAGACGGCGGCGCTGGCGGGTGGGCGGCCGTACCACGAGCCGGCGGCCGCCTCGCTGCCCTTCCGGACTcactttcagcagcagcagcagcagcagcagcagcagcagcaacagcagcagcagcagcagcagcagcagcagccgcccgcGCTCCCCTACCCCAAGCTGCAGCGGCAGAAGCTGCCGAACGACGTCTCCTCGCCCATGCCCTTCTCGCAGAGCCCCCACTTCGGGCAGCACTCACAGTCCTTCCCCGCCTCCTCCACCTACTCCTCGGTGCCGGGGGGCAGCCAGCCAGCACACTCCTACAAGAGCTGCACGGCACCCTCGGGCCAGCCGCCGCTGGAGCGGCCCCTGGGCAGCGCCGCCAGCCTGGCCCCTGGCCCCCGCGTGCCCAACCTGCACGGCTACCAGCCCAACCGCATCGGCTACGAGCAGCCCCCACAACCACCGCCGCAGCCCCCGCAACCGCAGCCGCCGCAGCCCCCAcagccgccgcagcccccgcagCCGCCGCAGCCCTTGCAGGGGCGACATCATGCCCCGGAGaccctccactaccaaaacctggccaagTACCAACATTACAACCAGCCGGGCCAGACTTACTGCCAGGGCGACGCGCCGCCCGTCCGGACGCCGGAGCAGTACTACCAGACCTTCAGCCCCAGCGCCAGCCACTCGCCGGCTCGCTCCGTCGGCAGGTCCCCGTCCTACAGCTCCACTCCCTCCCCGCTGATGCCCAACCTGGAGAACTTCCAGTACAGCCAACAGCCGCTGAGCGCCGGGGCCTTCCCGGCCGGCATCGCTGACCACAGCCATTTCATGCCACTGCTGAACCCTTCTCCCACCGATGGGACGAGCCCTGACGCTCAATCAGGGAATTGCAAAAATTTGCAGAAGGAGAAGCTGCCTGAAAACCTGCTGTCGGACCTGAGCCTGCAGAGCCTGACGGCGCTCACCTCCCAGGTGGAGAACATCTCCAACACcgtccagcagctgctgctctccaaaGCGGCCGTGCCCCAGAAAAAGGGCATCAAGACCCCGGCGAGGACCCCTGAGCAGCTCAAGGGGCAGCACTGCAGCCCTGAGAGTAGCACCTACTCAGCGGAGCAGGTGGGGACCCCCCTGTCCGACCCGCTGAGCACCCCCCAGTCCGTCCATGCCGAGACACAGGACGCCGACTATCTCAGCGGGTCGGAGGACCAGCTGGAGAGGAGTTTCCTGTACTGCAACCAGAACCGCAGCCCTGCCCGCGTCAACAGCAACTCCAAGGCGAAGCCCGAGTCGGTGTCCACCTGCTCCGTGACCTCCCCGGATGACATGTCCACCAAATCGGACGACTCCTTCCAGAGCATCCACGCCAGCCTGCCCCTGGAGACCTTCACCAAGTACGTGACCAACGAACGGGACTGTCCCCGGCTGCTCCTCAGCGCCCTGTCCCAGGAGGAGCTGGCTTCCGAGATCATCGTCCTGCAGGACGCCATCAACGAGAAGGCGGACAAAGCCTGGGCCAACTCACCCATGCTGAGCAAGGAGGCCACCAAGTCCCCCTTCCAGCTGGAGAACCACCGGCCCTGCCTGGACTCCATGGTGAAGGGTGCCTGGCCCAGCCAGGGTGACTCCAGCACGCTCACCGAGCCCCTCAAGCTGGACAAGGCTTCGGGGGCCAGCGCGGCGAAGGACTTTGGCGAGGAGGTGTACGAGGGTCCCCAGGTGGAGTTCACAGCCGCTGAGACCAAGGACGCACTGAAGGACGCTGCCCCACTGGCCTTCAACTCCAAGCCCAGCATCCCGGCGGCGACGTCGAGCGCCGGAGCCGCCGGGTACAGCTGCTACTCGAACACCACCGCCAATTCGGTGGCATCGGAGAACGCCATGGAGCAATTTGAGTGGCCGGAGGAGAGCCTGGGCGAGGCGTGCCTGCGGTGGAAGGAGCTGCAAGCCACCGACCTCCCCAAGGGCTTGTTCCCCAGCAAATTGGTGGGCtcctgcaaggagaaaaaaaatgcctgcGGCTTGGATCTGTGCGATGGCGAGCAGCCGGCCAAGAGCGAGCCGGCCCGGGACTTCAGCCAGCAGgcgatggaggaggaggaggaggaaacgcTGACCTATGACGAAGCGGCAAAGGCAGATAGTGAGAGGTGGCTGCAGGACACCCGGCACTGCTGCTCGGCCGGGGACTTCAGTGAAATCCCCATCATCTCCTCGCCGGAGCTGAAGGAGTCGGACCTGGAGGCGGAGGAGTACTCCTCGCTCTGCGAGCTGGCCAGCTCGGAGCAGAAGTCGGTGACGTACGACGCCTCGCCACCCAAGCCCCCGGAGATGCCCGCCGTGCTGTCCTCCAGCGAGGTGCCCGTGTCTGCCGAGGAGACCGTCAGCACGGTGGAGAAGGATTGCTCGGCTCCGTCCACGCGCCTCTCCGGCCAGTCCGTCATCCTGCTGGGCCCCGCCGTGGGCACAGAGACCAAGGTGAAGAGCTGGTTCAAGTCCTCGCTGCCCCACATCCAGCCTGAGGAGGAGAACGGCGGAGGGGAGACGTCACACCCACAGGCGGTCGATGCTGAATCCGCCCCGTCAGTCACGGTGAAGCAGCAACTCGCCCCTGAAAATGTGCTGGGGAAGATGGAGCCTGTCTCGCGGGGCAAGAGCCTCCGTAACAAGAGGGTCCACTGCCGGCTGCCGGAGGCGGACGGCCCCGGCAGCGCCATGCTGAGCCCCTTCGATGACCTGCCGGCAGCTGGTGGCATGGCCAGCGCCTGCCTTGGACCAGATGGGCAAGCAGAGATACCGAGCAAGAACGCTCACAGCCAAACGCCCCGGTTTCCAGCCGAGGGTCTGCCGGCTCGCATGTGCACCCGCTCCTTCACTGCCCTCGCCGAGCCCCGTGCCGCGGCCCCGCTGGAGGGGCTGAAGGCCCCCGCGCACCAGGAGAAGCTGGGGAAGAAGCCGGCCTGCGGCGTGAAGCAGCGGGTGGCTTTCAAAGCCAGGAAGCGCAGCAGCCGGCCGGCCTCCAAGGTGGTCCAAAACGCCAGCGACACCACCCTCCTGGTGCCTGGCTTGGTGGTGACGGAGGAAATGGCGGGGCCAACACTGCCGGAGGGGGACACAATGGAGGCGGGGGAGAGGGACCAGCGGTCGATGATTTTGCGCtcccggacgaagacgcaggaGGTTTTTTACACCAAGAGGCGGCGGGGCAAGAGGGCGGCCGACGTGCGGCTGAAGAACTGCAAGGCACCCAAGAAGCTCATCTCCAACAACCACCTCCCGCCTGCCTTCAAGCTggcggccccgggcagcccccacAAGGAGGGGAAGGTGGGTGCCCGGATGAAGCTGCCCAAAGCGGGGCCGGGCGTGGGGGGCAAGATGTCGGAGCGGCCCCTGCACTCGCTGAAGAGGAAGTCCACTTTCATCTCCCCCATCCCCGCCAAGAAGAGGAACCTGGTCCTGCGGAGCAACAGCAGCGGCGTGAAGGAGGAGAAGCCAGAGGCAACCCCCAGCCTCTTCAAGAAGATGCCCGTGGCCAAGAAGGTGAAAAGCAAGCTGCCCCCCAAGAGCTCCGGCGAAGCCGTCCCAAAGCCCCCCCCACAGAAAGAAGCCCCTGATGTCTGCATCAAGATCACCTCCCGGGCAGCCTTCCAGGAGGCCACCAAGACCAAAGTGCTGCCTCCCCGCAAGGGCCGCGGCCTCAAGCTGGAGGCCATTGTCCAGAAGATCACCTCACCCAACCTGAAGAAGTTCGCCTGCAAACCAGCGGCCAcagcggcgggggcggcggccaCGGCGGCTGCCTACGGCACCTCCTTGAGCCCGGCAGTGGCGGAGAGGGAGCGGGCGGTGAAGCACAGCGGGGtggccccggcggcgggcgaCGCGCGGCTGCCGAAGCCGGTGGCAGCACAGAAGGCGCCTGTCATGCCGGCGGCCGAGCAGCTCTGCCGAAACCCCAATGGTCGAGCGCCGAAGGGGAAGCTGGGTGGTGGGAAGAAGCTCTCCACTGACGGCTGCCAGGGTGAGGCCTGTACGCCGGCCCCGGGGGCCCAGCCTGGCTCCACCATGGCGACCAAGAGCTTGGGGCTCCTGCCCAAGAAGAGGAACCGCAAGGGCAAAGCGGCGACACTGGGCATGACCAAGGTGCCCCTGGGCCCCGTGCCGCCGCCGTTGCCCCGGGAACGTGCGGCCGGCCTGGGCGGCGGGGAGGAGGTGCCACGGGAGGGCAAGAAACCAAAGAGCGAGGAGAAGGAGGCGGGGGGCGGTGAGGGCCCCGCTGAGGGACGCCCCACTGCcgggccggcgcggggaccgAAGCCGCGGGCCAACCACTCCAACTACAACGGCTACTCCAAGCGGCAGCGGAAGCGTCTGGCCCACGGCAAGGCCAAGGCAGTGCCAGCGCGGTGCAAGAGCCGCGGCAAGCGGCGGCGGCAGGCCCAGCAAGCCCCGTTGCTGCACCCCGCCGAGCCCGAGATCCGGCTGAAGTACATCTCCTGCAAGCGGCTGCGGGCAGACAGCCGGGCCCCCCCCTTTGCCCCTTACGTTCGCGTGGAACGGCGCGGTGAGTTCACCACCGCCTGCACCGTCGTCAACTCGCCCGGCGAGGAGGCCCGGCTGCAACGGGGACCAACCGGGCCGGCGCCGCGACcgcgggcagccctgcccgcctCCTCCACCATGCACATGGGGCCGGTGGTGTCGAAGGCGCTGAGCGCTGCCTGCCTGGTCTGCTGCCTGTGCCGCAACCCCGCCAACTACAAGGACCTGGGGGACCTCTGCGGGCCCTACTACCCCGAGGACTGCCTGCCCAAGAAGAAGTCGCGGCTGAAGGAGAAGGCgcgggcggaggggccgggcgaGGACGCCATCCCAGCCGCCGCGGCCGAGCGGGCGCCCCGGGGGACAGAGGGTGGCTGCGGTGCCGGTGGCAAGGCGGCGCGGCCGGAGGGTGCCGCCGAGGCGGCCAAGCAGAGCGCGCTGCGCTCCAGCCCGCGGGGCATGTTTCGTAGGCTGCAGAGCTGCTACTGCTGTGACGAGAGGACAGAGGGCGAGGAAGCGGCCGAAAAGCCCCGGCGGCACGAATGTCACAAGGCCGAGTCCCCGCCGCAGGAGCCGGCGGGTGACACGCAGGAGCACTGGCTGCACGAGGCCTGTGCCGTATGGACCGCTGGGGTTTTCCTGGTGGCGGGGAAGCTCTACGGGCTGCAGGAAGCCGTCAAAGCGGCTGCCGACCTG AAGTGCTCGAGCTGCCAGCAAGCGGGAGCCACCGTGGGCTGCTGCCAGAAGGGGTGTCCCCACACCTACCACTACGCGTGTGCCGTCGACACAG GTTGCTTATTAACCGAAGAGAGCTTCTCTCTGAAATGTCCCAAACATAAG AGGCAGCCGCTGTAg